The sequence TTGCTGATGATTGGGGTGTTGACGGTGACCTTACGCGTGATTGAAAAAAGGATGCGCATCTTATGACCATGATCCTTTTCGATAAAGTAGTGAAAAAATTTGGCCAAAACGTGGTGTTAGACCACGTTGACCTAAGTATTGAGCAAGGCGAAGTGGTGGTGGTGATCGGGCCCTCTGGTTCGGGTAAGTCCACGCTGCTGCGCTGTATCAATGCCCTTGAGGCCATTAACGGCGGCGACCTCATCGTCGACGGCTTAAGCGTGCGCTCGAGTAAGGCCGTGGTGCGAGAGATTCGCCAAGAGGCGGGGATGGTGTTTCAGCAGTTTAACCTATTCCCCCAATTAACGGCCTTGCAAAACGTGGCGTTTGGGCCGCGACACGTGCGCGGCACGTCGACCAAGGTGGCAGAGCAAGAGGCGGCCGAGCTGTTGCATAAGGTGGGGTTAGGAGATCGGCAAGATCACCTGCCTAGCCAGCTGTCTGGCGGTCAGCAGCAGCGGGTGGCGATTGCCCGAGCGCTGGCGGTGAAGCCCAAGCTGATGCTGTTTGATGAGCCGACGTCGGCGCTCGACCCTGAGCTGCGCCAAGAAGTGTTGAAGGTGATGCAATCGCTGGCTGAGGAGGGCATGACCATGGTGGTGGTGACCCACGAAATTGGCTTTGCCAAGCAAGTGGGGACGCGGCTGATTTTTATGGAAGACGGACACATTGCGGTTGATGGCGACCCTCGCACGCTGTTGGATCAGCCCACCAACCCAAGATTGCGTGCCTTCTTAAAGCACGTGGAGTAGGCCATGCTGGCATTTTTAAGCTTAAAAGGCAGTCATTTTGAAGTGGGTGAGGCGCTGGGGCGTTTCGGGGCCGAGGCATTTGCGCGCTTTCGGGCGCAAAGCCCCGCGTGGCAGCATTTATTGCGCTGGCTGCCGAGCGTTGAGCTGCAAAAAATGGCGGCCTTGGTGCAGACGCATTATCCCGACTATTGGCAAGAACTGCTGGGTCTCGCGCAAGGCTTGGGCCTGCCCATTGATCAAGTCTTGTTATGGAACTGTCGCGGTGATTTTTGGGCGCTTGCGCCCGATGGCTGCACCACGATTTTAACCCCCGGTGCGGGATTGGCCGTGGCCCATAACGAAGACGGCGATCCTTTGTTTCGAGGCCATTGTGGCGTGGCTCAGGTGAGGGTGGGCGATGAGGCCTTTGTGTCGTTCTTTTACCCAGGCTCGCTGCTTGGCCATACGTTTGCCACCAATCAACACGGCTTGGCCATCACGGTGAATAATCTGAGGCTGCAAAATGAAGACGTGGGCATGCCGCGCATGGTGTTGGCGCGCGCCACGGTGGCGGCACGCACGATAGACGAAGTGCGTACGGTATTAAGCCAAACGGCCCGTGCCGGAGGCTTTCATTTTACCGTGGCCGAGCTGGCGACTAAACGCCTCTACAGCGTTGAGTTTGGGCCTTACCATTGCTCGGTAGAGCAGGTGCAAACGCCCAGCGTCCACGCCAACCACATGATTCACGCGGCGATGCGGCCTTATCCGCAGTTGATTACCGGTTCATCGGCGTTTCGCCAGATTGCGGGCGATGCGTTGTTGGCCCAAGGTGCGGCGCCGTTAGCGATTTTATTCAGCAAAGACCACCCCAACTATCCGCTGTTTCGAGAAGACGAACAGGACAGCGACAACGAGCACACTTTGGCTACAGTCTGCTTTGAGGCCAACGGTGATGATTGGGACTGGTGTGTGTATGAGTATGCCGCGATTGAGCCGGTGCTGCGGTTTAAAAATATTGAGTCATTGCCCTCCTAACCCGTATTTGCTGACAGGATTTGCCTGATGAGCCACATCATTCACCGCAGTTTACATCACGTGCCCAAGGTCGCCGTTCGCGCCGAAGGGGTCTACATTTACGATCAAGAAGGGCGTCGTTACTTGGACGGCAGCGGCGGCGCGGCCGTGTCGTGCTTAGGCCATGGCCACCCTAAGGTATTGGCCGCCATGCACGCCCAAATCGATCAGCTGGCTTACGCCCACACCAGTTTCTTTACTTCGGCGGCCTCAGAAGCTTTGGCCGATTATCTGGTTGCGCACGCACCGCCTGGTTTAAACCAGGTGTATTTTGTCTCAGGCGGCTCCGAGGCGGTGGAAGCAGCCCTCAAGCTGGCGCGGCAATATTTTGTGGAGATTGGCCAGCCGCAGCGTACGCGCTTCATTGCGCGGCGCCAAAGCTATCACGGCAATACGCTCGGGGCCTTGGCCTTGGGCGGCAATGAATGGCGCCGTAAACAGTTTGAGCCTTTGTTAATGGATGTGGGGCGGGTGTCGCCTTGCTATGAATATCGAGATCGGCAGGATCACGAAAGCCAAGACGACTACACTGCGCGGCTATTGACCGAGCTGGAAGCGCAAATTGTGGCCATGGGGCCAGAGACCATTTTGGGCTTTTGTGCCGAGCCGGTGGTAGGGGCAACGGCGGGTGCCGTGCCGCCGACGCCGGGTTATTTTAAAGGCATTCGCGCCTTGTGCGACCGCTATGGCATCTTGCTGATTGCCGACGAGGTGATGTGTGGCATGGGCCGTACCGGCAGCCTGTACGCCATCGAGCAAGAAGGCTGCGTGCCTGATTTATTGACCATGGCTAAAGGCTTGGGCGGTGGTTATCAGCCGATTGGCGCAGTGCTGGCGGCCGAGCCCATCGTGGCGGCCTTGAAAGCAGGCAGTGGCCTGTTTCAGCATGGCCATACCTATATTGGCCACCCGACTGCCTGTGCGGCGGCTTTGGCGGTACAGCAAGTGTTGCTGGAGGATGGCGTCTTGGCTCAGGTAGGCGGCTTAGGCGACTATTTGGCCCAGCAGTTGCGGGCGGCCTTGGGCGACCACCCCCACGTGGGTGACATTCGTGGTCGTGGATTATTTTGGGGCGTAGAGCTGGTGGCCGATCGGGCCAGTAAACGGCCTTTTGCGCCCGAGCTTAAACTGCATCAAGTGATTAAAGCGCAGGCCATGGCGTTGGGCCTATTGGTCTATCCTATGGGCGGCACCATCGATGGGCGGCAGGGCGATCATGTGCTGTTGGCACCGCCTTTCATCAGCAGCCATGCCCAGCTGGATGAACTCGTTGATAAACTCAAGGGCGCGATTGATGCGGCTATATTGTGGGCTTTGGCCCAAGGAGGCCGCCTATGATGGCCGACCGCATGCCGCCTTTGCCCGAATCATCTTGGGATGAGGCGCAAACCGAGGCTGCACAAGAAGTGATGGCCGGGCCTCGTAAAGGCTTAATCGCGCCGTTTGTGCCGCTGCTGCGTAGCCCTGAGCTGTTAACCCACGCCCAGCGCATGGGGGCGTATTTGCGCTATCGCAGCGCGCTGACCTTACGCTTGTCGGAGCTGGTTATTCTCATCAATGCACGCCTGTGGGATCAGCCGGTAGAGTGGGCGATCCACGCGCCGATTGCGGCCGAGGCGGGTTTGGCCGCAGACAGCATTGAGGCGATTAGCCAAGGGCGATGGCCTGCGAATTTGGCCGAAGACGAGGGCATTGTGTATGGATTTTCGATGGAGCTGCACCAGCACAAGGCCGTCAGCGATGCGACTTGGGCGCAGGCGCAAGCCTTATTGGGTGAGCAAGGCGTGGTCGATTTGATTGGGCTGAATGGCTATTATTCATTTTTGGCGATGACCATGAATGCCTGCCGTACGCCCGTGCCTGCTGGCGCGACATCGGTGTTGCCGGCGCTTAAGTAAACGCGGCCTTCGCGTGTGTTGGCCCTGCCTGTTGCGGCAGGGCTTTTTTGTGGGCGTTGGCCATAAAAAAAACCACGCACAAGGCGTGGCTAAAGATCACACAGAAAGTTTAGTGGGCGATGCACACCGATTTAAGCTCGGTAAAGCTTTCTACCGAGGCTTTGCCAAATTCACGACCAATGCCCGATTGCTTGACGCCGCCAAACGGCATGGCAGGATCAAGGGGGACGTGGGCGTTCACCCAAACCGTACCGGCCTGGATGCGCGGCACCATATTCATGGTGTGGGTCAGATTATTGGTCCACAGGCTGGCGGCCAAGCCAAATTCTGAATCGTTGGCGGCGGCAATGACTTCGTCAACGGTGTCAAACACGATTAAGGTAATCACTGGGCCGAACACTTCGTGTTCAATGATGCTGCTGTCGGGCTTGGCGTCGATGATGAGGGTCGGCGGCACATAATAGCCGTCGCCGCTGGCGGCATAGTCGGCGCTGATGACGGTTGCACCTTCGGCTTTGGCCGTGGCGATGTGGGCCAAGATGCTTTGTTGATGCTTTTTCGAAACCACAGGCTGGATCTGGGCGGTTTCGTCGAGGCCAGGGCCGATGCTGAGGCCTTTGACCGCCTCGGTTAGGGCCGTTTTAACGTCGGCATATAGGCCGCGTTGGATGTAGATGCGTGAGGCGGCGGCGCAGACTTGACCTGAATTTAAAAAAGCGCCGGCAATGATGCCGTCAACAGCGGTGGCCACGGAGACATCATCCATGATGATCATGGGGTTTTTACCACCGAGCTCTAAGGAAAAGTGGGCCATGTGTTCAATGGCGGCGTGGCCGACTTGTTTACCGACGGCGGTAGAGCCAGTGAAGGTGACTTTATTGATCAATGGGTGTTCGACCAAGGCTTGGCCCATGCTGCCGTTGGCGCCCATTAATACGTTAAACACGCCGTCAGGCACGCCGGCCTGATGGGCGAGTTGGGCCAAATATAAGGCGGTTAAGGGCGTTTCGCTGGCCGGCTTTAACACCACCGAACAGCCTGCGGCCAGAGCGGGTATGGTTTTCCAGGCGGCGATGGACAGAGGGAAGTTCCACGGCGCGATGGCGGCCACCACGCCAACGGGTTCACGGCGGGTATAAGCAGTGTATTTCGCATGGGCCGGTACCGCGATGGATACGTCTAAGGTGTCGCCCGTGATCTTGGTGGTCCAACCGGCGATGTAGCGGATGAATTCGGCGGTGGCGCCGACTTCTACGTTGCGGGAGATATGGATGGATTTGCCTTGGTTAAGGGTTTCCAGCTGGGCCAAGACTTCCC comes from Neisseriaceae bacterium CLB008 and encodes:
- a CDS encoding aspartate aminotransferase family protein, whose translation is MSHIIHRSLHHVPKVAVRAEGVYIYDQEGRRYLDGSGGAAVSCLGHGHPKVLAAMHAQIDQLAYAHTSFFTSAASEALADYLVAHAPPGLNQVYFVSGGSEAVEAALKLARQYFVEIGQPQRTRFIARRQSYHGNTLGALALGGNEWRRKQFEPLLMDVGRVSPCYEYRDRQDHESQDDYTARLLTELEAQIVAMGPETILGFCAEPVVGATAGAVPPTPGYFKGIRALCDRYGILLIADEVMCGMGRTGSLYAIEQEGCVPDLLTMAKGLGGGYQPIGAVLAAEPIVAALKAGSGLFQHGHTYIGHPTACAAALAVQQVLLEDGVLAQVGGLGDYLAQQLRAALGDHPHVGDIRGRGLFWGVELVADRASKRPFAPELKLHQVIKAQAMALGLLVYPMGGTIDGRQGDHVLLAPPFISSHAQLDELVDKLKGAIDAAILWALAQGGRL
- the glnQ gene encoding glutamine ABC transporter ATP-binding protein GlnQ, encoding MTMILFDKVVKKFGQNVVLDHVDLSIEQGEVVVVIGPSGSGKSTLLRCINALEAINGGDLIVDGLSVRSSKAVVREIRQEAGMVFQQFNLFPQLTALQNVAFGPRHVRGTSTKVAEQEAAELLHKVGLGDRQDHLPSQLSGGQQQRVAIARALAVKPKLMLFDEPTSALDPELRQEVLKVMQSLAEEGMTMVVVTHEIGFAKQVGTRLIFMEDGHIAVDGDPRTLLDQPTNPRLRAFLKHVE
- a CDS encoding aldehyde dehydrogenase, producing the protein MTTIAVLPEVSQFLATAQGHFIDGRTETNSGPNRITLYNPATGQALSSLNDSTLADVDRAVKSAHAAFVDRRWAGMRPADREKILFKLSELLIEHGEVLAQLETLNQGKSIHISRNVEVGATAEFIRYIAGWTTKITGDTLDVSIAVPAHAKYTAYTRREPVGVVAAIAPWNFPLSIAAWKTIPALAAGCSVVLKPASETPLTALYLAQLAHQAGVPDGVFNVLMGANGSMGQALVEHPLINKVTFTGSTAVGKQVGHAAIEHMAHFSLELGGKNPMIIMDDVSVATAVDGIIAGAFLNSGQVCAAASRIYIQRGLYADVKTALTEAVKGLSIGPGLDETAQIQPVVSKKHQQSILAHIATAKAEGATVISADYAASGDGYYVPPTLIIDAKPDSSIIEHEVFGPVITLIVFDTVDEVIAAANDSEFGLAASLWTNNLTHTMNMVPRIQAGTVWVNAHVPLDPAMPFGGVKQSGIGREFGKASVESFTELKSVCIAH
- a CDS encoding carboxymuconolactone decarboxylase family protein; the protein is MMADRMPPLPESSWDEAQTEAAQEVMAGPRKGLIAPFVPLLRSPELLTHAQRMGAYLRYRSALTLRLSELVILINARLWDQPVEWAIHAPIAAEAGLAADSIEAISQGRWPANLAEDEGIVYGFSMELHQHKAVSDATWAQAQALLGEQGVVDLIGLNGYYSFLAMTMNACRTPVPAGATSVLPALK
- a CDS encoding C45 family autoproteolytic acyltransferase/hydrolase yields the protein MLAFLSLKGSHFEVGEALGRFGAEAFARFRAQSPAWQHLLRWLPSVELQKMAALVQTHYPDYWQELLGLAQGLGLPIDQVLLWNCRGDFWALAPDGCTTILTPGAGLAVAHNEDGDPLFRGHCGVAQVRVGDEAFVSFFYPGSLLGHTFATNQHGLAITVNNLRLQNEDVGMPRMVLARATVAARTIDEVRTVLSQTARAGGFHFTVAELATKRLYSVEFGPYHCSVEQVQTPSVHANHMIHAAMRPYPQLITGSSAFRQIAGDALLAQGAAPLAILFSKDHPNYPLFREDEQDSDNEHTLATVCFEANGDDWDWCVYEYAAIEPVLRFKNIESLPS